One stretch of Brachyhypopomus gauderio isolate BG-103 chromosome 8, BGAUD_0.2, whole genome shotgun sequence DNA includes these proteins:
- the LOC143521162 gene encoding uncharacterized protein LOC143521162, whose product MNYEELLKVCQEKDEEISKLHTALEQCIDTASQYRAAATHLNAQNQALSSMLVELQKTTSNMSSKLQALEMDLSTQTNTVLKLSEELKNAEALLRDCEEERCQRSSTISSLKLEVGDLQQKLLTLSQGESERISYLHTEMVQARTHANLLQKEVQTLTEGVWVQRMKTDEAEGERNRALSAQEQTAAQLKTEQVKSQDILQKYQETCQLLQTKDTQIQELRRTLADKDRAHVQQERRLDARHKIRSLRGELGTRESRRACGPNHTHPKGDDPKGKRKCTEGQNSQASKNWKDLRLQIRGDRSGWAHPPRPHPRYPPHPRPHPRYPPRPCPHPRSRQPPRPCPRQPPRPFDTDVIMKDV is encoded by the exons ATG AATTATGAGGAGCTCTtgaaagtgtgccaggaaaaagATGAAGAGATATCAAAGTTGCATACTGCTTTAGAGCAGTGTATTGATACAGCTTCTCAATAT AGAGCAGCAGCTACCCATCTCAATGCTCAAAATCAGGCATTGTCCAGTATGCTTGTCGAGCTCCAGAAGACCACCTCTAACATGAGCTCCAAGCTCCAAGCTTTGGAGATGGATTTAAGCACCCAGACCAACACCGTGCTTAAGCTTTCTGAGGAGCTTAAGAATGCCGAAGCTCTTCTCAGGGACTGTGAAGAGGAGCGCTGCCAGAGGTCCAGCACCATCAGCTCCTTGAAGCTGGAGGTGGGGGATCTCCAGCAGAAGCTCCTCACACTGTCCCAGGGAGAGTCCGAACGCATCTCATATCTCCACACAGAGATGGTTCAGGCAAGGACCCACGCTAACCTGCTGCAGAAAGAG GTACAGACCCTGACTGAAGGCGTCTGGGTGCAGAGAATGAAGACAGATGAGGCGGAGGGGGAAAGGAACAGAGCCCTCAGCGCTCAAGAGCAGACCGCTGCGCAGCTGAAGACT GAGCAGGTCAAGTCGCAAGACATTCTCCAGAAATACCAGGagacgtgtcagc TGCTCCAGACCAAGGACACGCAGATTCAGGAATTGCGCCGCACCCTAGCAGACAAAGACAGAGCACATGTGCAGCAGGAGCGACGTCTGGACGCTCGGCATAAGATCAGATCCCTAAGGGGAG AGCTGGGGACCAGAGAGAGTCGGCGTGCCTGTGGTCCTAATCACACGCATCCCAAGGGGGATGACCCCAAGGGGAAGAGGAAGTGCACGGAGGGGCAG AACTCTCAGGCATCCAAGAACTGGAAGGACCTGCGGCTCCAGATAAGGGGGGACAGAAGTGGTTGGGCGCACCCTCCTCGCCCCCACCCTCGCTACCCCCCTCACCCCCGCCCCCACCCTCGCTACCCCCCTCGCCCCTGCCCTCATCCCCGCTCTCGCCAGCCCCCTCGCCCCTGCCCTCGCCAGCCCCCTCGCCCCTTTGACACAGATGTCATCATGAAGGACGTGTAA
- the LOC143521163 gene encoding uncharacterized protein LOC143521163, whose amino-acid sequence MNYEELLKVCQEKDEEISKLHTALEQCIDTASQYRAAATHLNAQNQALSSMLVELQKTTSNMSSKLQALEMDLSTQTNTVLKLSEELKNAEALLRDCEEERCQRSNTISSLKLEVGDLQQKLLTLSQGESERISYLHTEMVQARTHANLLQKEVQTLTEGVWVQRMKTDEAEGERNRALSAQEQTAAQLKTEQVKSQDILQKYQETCQLLQTKDTQIQELRRTLADKDRAHVQQERRLDARHKIRSLRGELGTRESRRACGPNHTHPKGDDPKGKRKCTEGQNSQASKNWKDLRLQIRGDRSGWAHPPRPHPRYPPHPRPHPRYPPSPLPSSPLSPAPSPLPSPAPSPL is encoded by the exons ATG AATTATGAGGAGCTCTtgaaagtgtgccaggaaaaagATGAAGAGATATCAAAGTTGCATACTGCTTTAGAGCAGTGTATTGATACAGCTTCTCAATAT AGAGCAGCAGCTACCCATCTCAATGCTCAAAATCAGGCATTGTCCAGTATGCTTGTCGAGCTCCAGAAGACCACCTCTAACATGAGCTCCAAGCTCCAAGCTTTGGAGATGGATTTAAGCACCCAGACCAACACCGTGCTTAAGCTTTCTGAGGAGCTTAAGAATGCCGAAGCTCTTCTCAGGGACTGTGAAGAGGAGCGCTGCCAGAGGTCCAACACCATCAGCTCCTTGAAGCTGGAGGTGGGGGATCTCCAGCAGAAGCTCCTCACACTGTCCCAGGGAGAGTCCGAACGCATCTCATATCTCCACACAGAGATGGTTCAGGCAAGGACCCACGCTAACCTGCTGCAGAAAGAG GTACAGACCCTGACTGAAGGCGTCTGGGTGCAGAGAATGAAGACAGATGAGGCGGAGGGGGAAAGGAACAGAGCCCTCAGCGCTCAAGAGCAGACCGCTGCGCAGCTGAAGACT GAGCAGGTCAAGTCGCAAGACATTCTCCAGAAATACCAGGagacgtgtcagc TGCTCCAGACCAAGGACACGCAGATTCAGGAATTGCGCCGCACCCTAGCAGACAAAGACAGAGCACATGTGCAGCAGGAGCGACGTCTGGACGCTCGGCATAAGATCAGATCCCTAAGGGGAG AGCTGGGGACCAGAGAGAGTCGGCGTGCCTGTGGTCCTAATCACACGCATCCCAAGGGGGATGACCCCAAGGGGAAGAGGAAGTGCACGGAGGGGCAG AACTCTCAGGCATCCAAGAACTGGAAGGACCTGCGGCTCCAGATAAGGGGGGACAGAAGCGGTTGGGCGCACCCTCCTCGCCCCCACCCTCGCTACCCCCCTCACCCCCGCCCCCACCCTCGCTACCCCCCCTCGCCCCTGCCCTCATCCCCGCTCTCGCCAGCCCCCTCGCCCCTGCCCTCGCCAGCCCCCTCGCCCCTTTGA